The following coding sequences lie in one Candidatus Paceibacterota bacterium genomic window:
- a CDS encoding Asp-tRNA(Asn)/Glu-tRNA(Gln) amidotransferase subunit GatC, which yields MEIKDIGKLAALSRINLPDSEKESLLKEMDAILAYVDQVKEATAAQSAAVALHKPFSRNIFREDAEPHPAGAFNEALLESSPDRQGQYIKVKKIL from the coding sequence ATGGAAATTAAAGATATTGGAAAGCTGGCCGCTCTCTCACGTATTAATTTGCCGGATTCGGAGAAAGAAAGTTTGCTCAAGGAAATGGATGCCATTTTAGCATACGTGGATCAGGTCAAGGAGGCTACCGCGGCGCAAAGCGCCGCGGTAGCTCTCCATAAACCTTTCTCTCGAAATATCTTTAGAGAGGATGCAGAGCCTCATCCCGCCGGTGCTTTTAACGAAGCTCTTCTGGAAAGTTCTCCAGACCGGCAAGGACAATATATTAAAGTGAAAAAGATACTTTAG
- the gatA gene encoding Asp-tRNA(Asn)/Glu-tRNA(Gln) amidotransferase subunit GatA has translation MINLKDLTIKKAHEHLKKGDFSPQELTAAYLKNIESKNKDLHIYLEVFEDALEKSKTISKFDSPMSGIPVALKDNMLIKGKISSSGSKILENYIATYDSFVASKLQETGAIILGRTNMDEFAMGSSTENSAYGVTKNPYDPERVPGGSSGGSAAAIAADLALASLGSDTGGSIRQPAAFCGVVGLKPTYGRVSRRGLMALASSLDQIGPFTKTVEDAEIFYNLIQGKDSLDSTSLKIGEGNSKAAPKKMKIGVPYHFMEDVNEEVMKNFKEAVSKLESLGHEVKEIKLPNVKYSLAVYYIIMPAEASSNLARYDGVKFGYHQEGGNLLEDYLLTRGSGFGKEPRRRIMLGTYVLSSGYYDAYYGRANEVANLIKADFERAFEEVDVVLTPTTASPAFKIGEKAADPVAMYLSDVFTVPANITGLPSISIPSGFTEVDGKKLPLGIQFTAPFLAENFLFEIGKQFEGSNK, from the coding sequence GTGATTAATTTAAAAGATCTGACAATTAAAAAAGCTCATGAGCACCTCAAAAAAGGTGATTTTTCGCCACAAGAATTAACGGCAGCTTACTTAAAAAATATTGAATCAAAAAATAAGGATCTGCACATTTATCTGGAAGTTTTTGAAGACGCTCTAGAGAAATCAAAGACTATTTCTAAATTTGACAGTCCGATGTCCGGAATACCGGTTGCCCTGAAAGACAATATGCTAATTAAGGGAAAAATTTCTTCCTCTGGTTCAAAGATTTTGGAAAATTACATAGCCACTTACGATTCTTTTGTGGCCAGCAAACTTCAGGAAACAGGAGCCATAATCTTGGGGCGAACCAATATGGACGAATTCGCCATGGGCTCTTCCACCGAAAATTCCGCTTACGGAGTCACTAAAAATCCATATGATCCAGAAAGAGTTCCGGGTGGTTCAAGCGGCGGCTCCGCCGCCGCCATAGCCGCCGATCTGGCTCTGGCATCTCTCGGATCGGACACCGGCGGTTCAATCCGCCAACCAGCCGCTTTTTGCGGAGTAGTCGGTCTTAAACCAACTTACGGACGCGTCTCGCGCCGAGGTTTAATGGCCTTGGCCTCATCGCTCGACCAAATCGGTCCCTTTACTAAGACAGTTGAAGATGCCGAGATTTTTTACAACCTTATTCAAGGGAAGGATTCATTGGATAGCACCTCTCTGAAAATTGGAGAAGGAAATTCTAAAGCAGCGCCCAAGAAAATGAAAATCGGAGTGCCGTACCATTTTATGGAAGACGTTAATGAGGAAGTAATGAAGAATTTTAAAGAAGCTGTCAGCAAACTGGAAAGTCTCGGACACGAAGTCAAAGAAATTAAATTACCGAATGTTAAATATTCCTTGGCAGTCTATTACATCATTATGCCGGCCGAGGCCTCTTCCAACTTGGCCCGTTACGACGGAGTGAAATTCGGCTATCATCAAGAAGGCGGCAATTTATTGGAAGACTATCTCTTAACGCGCGGTTCCGGGTTTGGCAAAGAGCCTCGCCGCCGCATCATGCTTGGCACCTACGTTCTCTCAAGCGGCTATTACGATGCTTATTATGGTAGGGCCAATGAGGTAGCCAATCTGATTAAAGCCGATTTTGAAAGAGCTTTTGAGGAAGTTGATGTCGTTTTGACCCCAACCACCGCTTCGCCAGCCTTTAAGATTGGGGAAAAAGCGGCTGATCCGGTGGCCATGTATCTTTCGGATGTCTTCACAGTACCGGCCAACATTACGGGGTTGCCTTCTATTTCCATTCCTTCCGGCTTTACGGAAGTGGATGGTAAGAAATTGCCACTCGGTATTCAATTCACGGCACCTTTTTTGGCCGAAAATTTCTTGTTTGAAATCGGTAAACAATTTGAAGGGAGTAACAAGTAA
- a CDS encoding slipin family protein, producing MFYIIGVIVLILVLLSLRVVKEYERGVIFFLGKYTSVRGPGLIFLIPVFEQMTRVTLRTITMNIPSQKIITKDNVSIDIAAVAYYHIVDSSKSVISIENVYSAVNQISQTTVRNVVGQFQLDQLLSQTVDINTQIKNVIDTHTEPWGVQVTAVEIKDITLPDNMQRAMAKEAEAERERRAKIVAAEGEFQAAVKLGEAADIISAHPVALQLRTLQTMSEISTEKNSTIIFPAQFMTSVQEAFKTLAADNKKTG from the coding sequence ATGTTTTACATTATCGGAGTCATCGTTCTTATATTAGTTCTTCTATCTTTGCGGGTAGTAAAAGAATACGAAAGGGGAGTGATCTTCTTTCTCGGCAAGTACACCAGCGTGCGCGGGCCCGGTCTGATTTTTCTCATTCCTGTTTTTGAGCAGATGACGCGCGTCACCTTGCGGACGATCACCATGAACATTCCTTCACAGAAGATTATCACTAAGGACAATGTCTCAATTGATATCGCCGCCGTCGCCTACTATCACATTGTTGATTCATCCAAGTCTGTTATCTCAATTGAGAATGTCTACAGCGCCGTCAATCAAATTAGCCAGACCACTGTACGAAATGTTGTGGGCCAATTTCAACTCGATCAGCTTCTTTCGCAGACTGTCGATATCAATACTCAAATTAAAAATGTTATTGACACTCACACCGAGCCTTGGGGCGTGCAGGTAACGGCGGTGGAAATCAAAGATATCACTTTGCCCGACAACATGCAGCGAGCCATGGCCAAGGAAGCCGAAGCCGAACGAGAAAGACGGGCCAAAATTGTGGCAGCTGAAGGAGAATTTCAGGCAGCGGTAAAACTGGGAGAAGCGGCTGACATTATCAGCGCTCATCCGGTGGCTCTGCAGCTTCGCACTCTTCAGACCATGTCGGAAATCAGCACTGAAAAAAATTCCACTATTATTTTCCCGGCTCAATTTATGACGAGCGTGCAGGAGGCGTTTAAGACTCTAGCCGCTGACAATAAAAAGACCGGTTAA
- a CDS encoding VOC family protein gives MKIKEIAFTAYAVNDIAKSREFYEGVLGLVPNNEFDGSKNPDYVEYNIGSGTLAIGHAPDMWKPSEDGASVALEVEDFDAAMALIKEKNVPIKMGPHDFPTCQMIVIQDPDKNKLTLHKRKK, from the coding sequence ATGAAAATTAAAGAAATTGCTTTCACAGCTTACGCCGTAAATGATATAGCTAAATCCAGAGAATTTTATGAAGGAGTTTTGGGATTAGTGCCAAATAATGAATTTGATGGCAGCAAAAATCCCGATTACGTCGAATACAACATCGGCTCCGGCACCTTAGCTATTGGTCATGCGCCGGATATGTGGAAACCATCAGAAGACGGTGCCTCAGTAGCTCTTGAAGTGGAGGATTTTGATGCCGCTATGGCTTTGATAAAGGAGAAAAATGTGCCGATTAAGATGGGTCCGCACGATTTCCCGACCTGTCAGATGATCGTCATTCAGGATCCGGATAAGAACAAACTGACTCTTCACAAGAGAAAGAAGTAA
- a CDS encoding response regulator transcription factor, translated as MRILIVEDDKNISAFLKSSLEAENFVADTAEDGEKGSYLARTNDYDLIILDYVMPKKDGLAVCQELRALNKTVPILMLSVKAEIPDRVKLLNVGVDDYVAKPFSFHELLARIRAILRRPRLVQNNPLKFADLVLDSERQMVWKGKKEIYLTRKEFLLLEYFMKNAGRVLSRGLIMEHVWSIDGDPFSNTIEAHILNLRRKVDDGKKKLIHTVPGRGYKLDLKK; from the coding sequence GTGCGAATATTAATTGTTGAAGATGACAAAAACATTTCGGCTTTTCTGAAAAGCAGCCTTGAGGCGGAGAATTTTGTGGCTGATACGGCAGAAGACGGCGAGAAGGGCTCGTATCTAGCCCGAACCAATGATTACGATTTAATCATCTTGGATTATGTCATGCCAAAGAAAGATGGCCTGGCGGTTTGTCAGGAACTGCGAGCTCTTAATAAGACAGTGCCTATCCTAATGCTTTCGGTAAAAGCGGAAATTCCGGATAGGGTGAAGCTCCTTAATGTCGGGGTGGATGATTATGTAGCCAAACCTTTCTCTTTTCATGAGCTTCTGGCCAGAATTCGAGCTATTCTTCGGAGACCAAGATTGGTACAAAATAATCCTCTAAAATTTGCCGATTTAGTTCTGGATAGCGAACGACAAATGGTCTGGAAGGGTAAGAAAGAAATTTATTTAACTCGCAAAGAATTTCTACTTCTTGAATATTTTATGAAGAATGCCGGCCGAGTTCTCTCCCGTGGCTTGATCATGGAACACGTCTGGAGCATTGATGGAGATCCCTTCTCTAATACCATTGAGGCGCATATCTTAAACCTGCGGCGCAAGGTCGATGACGGAAAGAAGAAACTCATTCATACGGTGCCAGGCAGAGGATATAAATTGGATCTGAAGAAATGA
- a CDS encoding PCRF domain-containing protein: MKDDIQKKIAEIEARMSAADFWQDKEKAQATIKELRELKAAAENPGRGPYDSGSAIITIFSGAGGDDSEDFSRILFEMYRKFIERKGWQAIILHQNQNDHGGFRNLTFEINGRNVYGTLKNESGVHRLVRLSPFNAKKLRHTSFSMVEVIPKFEKQAEFKIPEDEIEVTTQRSSGPGGQNVNKRETSVRIVHKPTKLSVHVDSERSQAQNKEKALALLAGKIYNLQEQERLAKEKGMYISKTTDAEWGNQIRSYVMHPYKMVKDHRTDVETSQIDKVLDGDLDEFIEAEKNL, from the coding sequence ATGAAAGACGATATCCAAAAAAAGATTGCGGAAATAGAAGCGCGCATGAGCGCGGCGGATTTCTGGCAGGATAAGGAGAAAGCCCAGGCTACTATTAAAGAGTTGCGGGAACTAAAGGCCGCGGCCGAAAACCCAGGCCGCGGCCCCTACGATTCCGGATCCGCCATCATCACCATCTTCAGTGGTGCCGGAGGCGACGACTCGGAGGACTTCTCCCGCATTCTTTTTGAAATGTATCGGAAATTTATTGAGCGAAAAGGCTGGCAGGCCATCATCCTGCATCAGAATCAAAATGATCATGGCGGTTTTCGCAATCTGACTTTTGAAATAAACGGCCGCAATGTTTATGGCACTCTAAAAAATGAATCCGGTGTGCATCGATTGGTTCGTCTCTCGCCATTCAACGCTAAAAAACTTCGCCACACTTCATTCTCAATGGTGGAAGTCATTCCAAAATTTGAAAAGCAGGCAGAATTTAAAATTCCGGAAGATGAGATTGAAGTAACCACTCAACGATCAAGCGGTCCCGGTGGTCAGAACGTTAATAAGCGGGAGACTTCCGTCCGCATTGTTCACAAACCAACTAAACTTTCCGTTCACGTGGACTCTGAACGCTCACAAGCTCAAAACAAGGAAAAAGCCTTGGCGTTGCTCGCTGGAAAGATCTACAACCTACAGGAGCAGGAGCGATTAGCCAAAGAAAAGGGCATGTATATTTCCAAAACCACTGACGCTGAATGGGGGAATCAAATCCGCTCTTACGTCATGCATCCGTATAAGATGGTCAAGGATCACCGCACCGACGTTGAAACCAGCCAGATTGACAAGGTCCTTGACGGAGACCTTGACGAGTTTATAGAAGCGGAGAAGAATCTATAG
- the ftsE gene encoding cell division ATP-binding protein FtsE — protein sequence MIYFDKVTKIYADNSVALEDVSFNIEPNEFVSVVGQSGAGKTTLIKMILAEEYPTSGSVFFESTNVHTLAKNQINKYRRRIGTVFQDFRLLPNKTAYENIAFAMEAAGRTEEEIAADVPHVLELVDLGRKIWNFPHQLSGGEKQRVAIARAIVNQPDLIIADEPTGNLDPVNTYDVVQILKKINDLGTTVILTTHNKGVIDSLGKRVITLEHGKILRDDKTGKYIL from the coding sequence ATGATTTATTTTGACAAGGTGACGAAAATTTATGCCGATAATTCCGTAGCGCTAGAGGATGTCAGCTTCAATATCGAACCAAACGAATTTGTCTCCGTAGTCGGCCAATCCGGGGCCGGCAAAACCACTCTAATAAAAATGATTCTGGCCGAGGAGTATCCGACTTCAGGCTCGGTCTTTTTCGAATCCACTAACGTTCACACACTGGCCAAAAACCAGATCAATAAATATCGGCGCCGTATCGGTACCGTCTTTCAGGATTTTCGCCTGCTACCCAACAAAACTGCTTACGAGAACATCGCCTTCGCTATGGAAGCGGCCGGCCGCACCGAAGAGGAGATTGCGGCGGATGTGCCGCACGTTCTGGAGCTAGTAGACCTTGGCCGAAAAATCTGGAACTTTCCACACCAACTCTCTGGTGGAGAAAAGCAGCGAGTGGCTATTGCCCGAGCAATCGTCAATCAGCCGGATCTCATCATTGCCGATGAGCCAACCGGCAACCTTGATCCGGTCAATACTTATGATGTCGTGCAAATCCTGAAGAAGATTAACGACCTTGGCACCACCGTCATTCTGACTACTCATAACAAAGGGGTAATTGATTCATTAGGGAAGAGAGTGATCACCCTCGAGCATGGTAAAATTCTTCGTGACGACAAGACGGGCAAATACATCCTATAA
- a CDS encoding permease-like cell division protein FtsX: MWTKVKRVIRSGFISFWRNGYVSLASVLVMTVTLSVVAALIFVGAMLQSTLQGIKDKVDVNVYFLTTAPEDQIFSLENSIKAQPEVLNVTYTSREQALNNFRAKHATDQLTLQALDELNDNPLGASLNIKAKDPSQYESIAQFVETKAAAISPSSSIIDKINYSENKAAIDALNRIIDSANRIGLILMVFFILISILITFNTIRLAIYISREEIAVMRLVGASNMFIRGPFVTVGLMYGFVSAVITLVLLYPITFGFGPLTAKLGTGLNLFDYYIHHLWQISLVILGAGLILGAISSFLAVKKYLKI; the protein is encoded by the coding sequence ATGTGGACTAAAGTAAAAAGAGTAATCAGATCGGGTTTCATCAGCTTCTGGCGAAACGGTTACGTTTCGCTGGCTTCCGTTCTGGTCATGACTGTTACTCTTTCCGTGGTAGCGGCTCTAATCTTTGTCGGAGCGATGCTTCAGTCAACACTGCAAGGGATTAAAGACAAAGTGGATGTGAACGTTTACTTTCTGACCACCGCGCCGGAAGATCAGATTTTCAGCTTGGAGAATTCCATTAAAGCCCAGCCAGAAGTTCTAAACGTCACTTACACTTCTCGTGAGCAGGCTCTGAACAACTTTCGAGCCAAACACGCTACCGATCAGCTCACTCTTCAAGCCCTCGATGAATTAAATGACAATCCGCTCGGCGCCAGTCTAAACATTAAGGCCAAAGACCCGTCGCAATACGAGAGCATCGCCCAATTCGTGGAAACTAAAGCGGCCGCCATCTCACCGAGCTCGTCCATCATCGACAAGATCAATTACTCGGAAAACAAGGCGGCTATTGACGCCCTGAATCGCATCATCGATTCGGCCAATCGCATCGGCCTTATCCTGATGGTCTTCTTTATCCTCATTTCCATTTTAATCACCTTTAATACTATCCGGCTGGCAATTTATATTTCTCGCGAAGAAATCGCCGTTATGCGACTGGTAGGGGCTTCCAACATGTTTATTCGCGGGCCGTTTGTGACAGTCGGGCTTATGTACGGCTTCGTCTCGGCCGTTATAACTCTCGTGCTGCTTTACCCAATTACTTTCGGATTTGGGCCGCTCACGGCCAAGCTTGGCACCGGTTTAAATCTATTTGATTACTACATCCATCACCTCTGGCAAATCTCCCTCGTCATTTTAGGCGCCGGCTTAATCCTCGGCGCTATCTCCAGCTTCTTGGCCGTGAAGAAGTATTTGAAGATTTAA
- a CDS encoding SWIB/MDM2 domain-containing protein: MAKANSAFMKPMNLSPELEAVVGKGPMPRSEVVKGLWVYIKKNNLQDATNKRNINADDKLTKVFGGKKTVNMFEMTKLVSAHLK; encoded by the coding sequence ATGGCAAAAGCAAATTCAGCCTTCATGAAACCGATGAATCTTAGTCCGGAATTGGAGGCCGTGGTGGGAAAGGGTCCAATGCCTCGCTCGGAAGTGGTGAAAGGCCTTTGGGTTTACATTAAGAAGAATAATCTTCAGGATGCCACCAATAAGCGAAATATTAATGCCGACGACAAGCTCACGAAAGTTTTTGGCGGCAAGAAAACAGTCAATATGTTTGAAATGACGAAGCTCGTCAGCGCTCATTTGAAATAA
- a CDS encoding tail fiber domain-containing protein — MKHLFSKIALFSLALLLLFRSSSITLLAKEETTAAPIRRSANSSLLLKPYLSLLLKHSPFSSLLITPAYAAEGSSSPSLLSSLLNFFKNLFAKPTTVEIINTTPTAPKTPTPAPIFNPPVSTPPTSTSNLIHNTTIINGVTEAELDSKLSKLDQELRSLISGISTSGNASTTVNNYITYSGGGGSITLQGSPSQADIKNIQNQITNITTTPGNPFNQSLNTTDSPTFNHLTLTGAATSTFAGPLCATTYYGDGSHLTGLSSFSTTTLNNLNPIQVGFQNSATGANASAVGFCNVAGSLRGSAFGFCNTASGNYSSSIGFKNCGSGQSSVSIGGYNVASGFISTAIGAGSAALGFNTASGYRSIAIGQNNTSSGCCTTALGFQNIAGYLRTSAVGISNTASCVNSVAVGYSNNSTSRDSVALGVCNTSSSYYGTAIGSRNCVCAGATHGSAIGYHNIASGGHSTASGYCNVADGFKSSALGQFNTASGYGSSASGYSNSASGCYSSALGYSNLGCGRRSTAVGFENHAYGCDSTASGFYNHALGYLSVAFGANTEACGGGALAIGSGSASGYNGPLNTVASGINSVSVGTNSGYYGKANTASSNYSSAFGVGNTASGQYNTALGTSNSAYGSYTASVGTFNCIASGILYGSAFGYSNSICAQVNGGAFGNQNTVSASYSSAFGIENTASCIRSSAFGLGNTASGCKSSAFGYFNTAAGVDGLSSASGYANVACGYKSSAFGSQNLALGNRSTASGYYNQACGNDSFAAGEGNSSTGLQSISVGFANVASNFRANAVGAFNTASGYRSSASGYCNTSSGCLSSTFGYINTASGTSSSASGFYNTASGIYSSAIGYLNIASGPTSSALGHRNAACGSYSTAMGNQSTASGYHSTASGYRTCVSASGASVFGGGGNSFNLLTNSVASSTLIGPRQSAAIHICTSGGGASIQFCGYGAGTLTTNASGVITAASDERLKNISGSFNRGLADLENINPIIYSWKEGTGLEDGGTYAGFSAQNIQSAIPEAVTTGPNGFLNLQDRPIMATLVNAVKELDQRDASTTEALSNLEIRVSSIESLSTLGGGVSVGDAIIGALQSFGAEVVDGIAYLKNVFVEHLTVGSPEKPTGITVYSKNGTAFCLTVNDDGTPISAPGKCEDATSTPLTSGNIITVDSNNNTVVVPDNSAAGGGTVESASSTTDNSASASSTETVSSESGTSTGNTIEPAPEN, encoded by the coding sequence ATGAAGCACCTCTTTTCTAAAATAGCTCTCTTCTCTTTAGCCCTCCTTCTTCTATTCCGCTCCTCTTCCATCACTCTTCTTGCCAAAGAAGAGACCACTGCTGCCCCAATTAGAAGATCTGCAAACTCCTCCCTCCTCCTCAAACCCTATCTCTCTCTTCTCTTAAAACACTCTCCCTTCTCCTCTCTCTTAATCACCCCAGCCTACGCTGCTGAAGGAAGCTCCTCTCCCTCTCTTCTCTCCTCCCTCCTTAACTTCTTCAAAAATCTCTTCGCAAAGCCTACGACTGTAGAGATTATCAATACTACCCCCACCGCTCCAAAGACTCCTACTCCAGCTCCCATCTTCAACCCTCCCGTTTCCACTCCTCCAACCTCTACCTCAAACCTCATCCACAACACCACCATCATTAATGGAGTGACAGAAGCAGAACTAGATTCCAAACTCTCAAAACTCGACCAAGAGCTGCGCTCTCTCATCTCCGGCATTTCCACAAGTGGAAATGCCTCCACCACCGTCAACAACTACATCACCTACTCTGGTGGAGGAGGCAGCATCACTCTTCAAGGCTCACCCTCTCAAGCTGACATTAAAAATATCCAGAACCAGATTACAAACATCACCACCACTCCTGGAAATCCTTTCAACCAATCACTGAATACCACTGACTCACCGACATTTAATCACCTGACTCTCACCGGAGCAGCCACCTCAACCTTTGCCGGACCACTCTGCGCCACCACATATTATGGAGATGGATCACACTTAACCGGACTCTCTTCTTTCTCTACTACCACATTAAACAATTTGAATCCTATTCAAGTGGGGTTCCAGAACTCTGCCACAGGGGCCAACGCTAGTGCGGTGGGGTTTTGTAATGTAGCGGGCAGTCTTCGCGGTTCTGCATTCGGTTTTTGTAATACTGCGAGTGGGAATTATTCCTCCTCTATTGGATTTAAAAATTGCGGAAGCGGGCAGTCTTCGGTATCTATTGGTGGGTACAATGTTGCTTCGGGTTTTATTAGTACTGCGATTGGTGCGGGCTCTGCAGCACTGGGATTTAATACGGCCAGTGGCTATAGAAGCATAGCTATTGGGCAAAATAACACATCTTCAGGCTGCTGTACTACCGCCTTGGGCTTTCAAAATATTGCAGGATACCTTCGTACATCTGCAGTTGGAATATCGAATACCGCTAGTTGCGTAAACAGCGTCGCCGTAGGATATAGCAATAATTCGACTAGTAGAGATAGTGTCGCACTTGGCGTCTGTAATACATCAAGCAGCTATTATGGGACAGCTATTGGATCAAGAAATTGCGTTTGCGCGGGTGCAACTCATGGATCTGCTATTGGTTATCATAATATTGCTTCCGGCGGTCATAGTACCGCCTCGGGGTACTGCAATGTTGCAGACGGGTTTAAAAGTTCGGCTCTGGGACAATTTAATACCGCTTCAGGCTACGGGAGCAGTGCATCGGGTTATAGCAATTCGGCCTCCGGCTGCTACAGCTCCGCGTTGGGCTACAGTAATCTGGGGTGTGGTAGAAGAAGCACCGCTGTAGGTTTTGAAAACCATGCTTATGGATGTGACAGCACCGCCTCAGGTTTTTATAACCATGCTCTGGGTTATTTAAGTGTTGCTTTCGGAGCTAATACCGAAGCATGTGGGGGTGGAGCCCTCGCCATCGGTTCAGGAAGCGCTTCTGGATATAACGGACCTTTAAATACCGTTGCTTCAGGAATAAATTCAGTCTCGGTTGGAACTAATTCGGGATATTATGGAAAAGCCAATACTGCTTCGAGTAACTACTCATCAGCATTTGGAGTAGGGAATACTGCTTCAGGTCAATATAACACTGCTTTAGGTACCTCCAATAGTGCTTATGGTTCTTATACCGCTTCAGTAGGAACGTTTAATTGCATTGCATCTGGTATTTTATACGGTTCTGCTTTTGGTTATTCTAATAGTATTTGTGCTCAGGTTAATGGGGGCGCATTCGGTAATCAAAACACTGTCTCTGCTAGCTATTCTTCTGCTTTTGGTATTGAAAATACTGCTTCATGTATTCGTTCCTCCGCATTTGGTTTAGGTAACACCGCCTCCGGCTGTAAAAGTTCCGCCTTCGGCTACTTCAACACCGCCGCAGGAGTTGACGGTCTAAGTTCCGCATCTGGGTATGCCAACGTCGCTTGCGGTTATAAAAGTTCTGCTTTTGGCTCCCAAAATCTCGCTTTAGGAAATAGAAGTACTGCTTCCGGATATTATAATCAGGCGTGTGGTAATGACAGCTTTGCGGCGGGGGAAGGAAATTCATCTACGGGTCTTCAATCTATATCTGTGGGTTTCGCTAACGTAGCATCAAACTTCAGAGCTAATGCAGTTGGAGCATTTAATACTGCTTCTGGGTATAGGAGTTCAGCTTCGGGGTATTGTAATACCTCGAGTGGTTGTTTAAGTTCCACTTTTGGATATATAAACACCGCCTCAGGCACTTCTTCAAGCGCCTCCGGCTTCTACAACACAGCCTCGGGAATTTACTCCTCAGCTATCGGTTATTTGAACATTGCGTCTGGTCCAACTTCTAGTGCATTAGGTCACAGAAATGCGGCTTGCGGCTCCTACTCAACAGCTATGGGTAACCAGAGTACTGCTTCTGGTTATCATTCCACTGCTTCGGGTTACAGAACCTGTGTTTCTGCATCAGGAGCGTCGGTATTTGGTGGAGGGGGAAATAGTTTTAACTTACTCACCAACTCCGTCGCCTCCTCCACCCTCATCGGCCCTCGTCAAAGTGCCGCCATCCACATCTGCACCTCAGGCGGCGGTGCCTCCATCCAATTTTGCGGCTACGGAGCGGGAACTCTAACCACCAATGCCTCTGGTGTAATCACCGCAGCCTCAGATGAGAGACTAAAGAATATCAGCGGCTCCTTCAATAGAGGACTAGCAGATCTAGAAAACATCAATCCAATCATCTACTCCTGGAAGGAAGGTACAGGCCTCGAAGACGGAGGAACTTACGCAGGCTTCTCTGCTCAGAATATCCAAAGCGCTATCCCTGAAGCAGTCACCACAGGACCTAACGGCTTCCTTAACCTCCAAGACCGACCAATCATGGCTACTCTGGTAAATGCGGTGAAAGAACTAGACCAGAGAGATGCCTCCACCACAGAAGCACTCTCTAACCTCGAGATCCGAGTCTCTTCCATTGAGTCACTCTCCACCCTAGGAGGAGGCGTCTCCGTAGGAGACGCCATCATCGGCGCCCTTCAAAGCTTTGGCGCCGAGGTAGTAGACGGCATTGCTTACTTGAAGAATGTGTTTGTGGAGCATCTGACTGTCGGATCACCAGAGAAGCCGACGGGGATTACGGTTTATAGTAAAAACGGCACAGCATTTTGCTTAACAGTAAATGATGATGGAACTCCAATTAGTGCCCCCGGAAAATGTGAAGACGCTACCTCTACACCCTTGACTTCAGGCAACATCATTACAGTGGATTCAAATAACAATACGGTTGTAGTGCCCGATAACAGTGCCGCCGGAGGCGGCACTGTTGAAAGCGCGAGCTCCACTACGGACAATAGTGCGAGCGCTTCTTCCACAGAAACAGTTTCTTCAGAAAGTGGCACCTCTACAGGAAATACTATTGAGCCTGCTCCAGAAAATTAA